ATCCGGCATCGCCAGTCCGTTCAGGAAACAGGTCCGATGTGAGCACGAGATCGCCAACCGCCGCCTCCACGGCGCGCAGCAGTCTGGCCCGCAATTCGCGCCCATTCCCCGGCCAGTCATGCGCCCGGATGGCCTCTTCGGCTGATGCGGCAATCCCGGTCAGCGGTCTGGACCTGCGGGCATTCATCGCTGGAAAGAGACGTCCGGCAAGCCAGACGGCATCTTCCGGTCGCTCGGACAGTGCGGGAACGACGATCTCATGCGAGGTGAGAAGCGACAGGAGATCGGACCGGAAATGATCGCCCACCTTCTCGTCAAGTCTCAGCCCAGCCGTCGCGATCAGCCGAAAGTCCGCCTTTCTGAGCGCGGCAAGCAGCAAGTCCTGGCAATCTGAGGTTAGGCGACCAATGCCGACGATGATCAGGCACCCCTCACCAGCACTGGAGATGGCTCCGGCGAGCGCCGCTGTGTCGACGGATCCGCCGAGTGCGTCGATGACCACGGCCGGGGCTGCCCGCCGGTCGGAGTGTTCGTGAATGCGACGGGCAAGCCTCAGTTTGCCAAGCCCCGGACCACCGCGCAGCAGAACGGGTGTGTCGCGACCTGCTGCATCAGCCACTTGCCGGTCGATGGCGCGGGCCAGCTCGGAGATCCCGGATTCCGGGGGCATCTCCTGTTCCGCGCGTGGCTGCATGACCTGTGTCAGTCGGGTCAGAAGCTGCGCGATGTCAAAAGGCTTTGCAATATAGTCCATGGCTCCAGAGCGGATCAGGCGCACGGCCTGATCAATCGATCCTTGACCTGTGATGAAGAGAAATGCCGGCGGGTGACCGGTCCGCGTTAGGGTTTCATAAAGCTCTTCGCCGGTGCCATCGGGCAACCTGATATCGCAGATCACTGCATCGACCGGTTTTCTGGGTGTCCGAATTGCAGGCAGAGCACGCAGCATCTGACGGTGCCACTGAACTTCAGCCCCTTCCAGCTCCAGACGCTGGACAAGCGAGGCCCCCATAATCTCGTCATCTTCCACCAGAACGATGCGCCTGCCTTCAAGCATTTATTGCATCCCTCAGGGGCAGAGTGACGCGGACATGTGTCTTGTCGCCCACCCGATCATGATGGACCTCGCCGTCAAGCTTTGACACCAGATCGTGCACGAGGCGCAGGCCTACCCCACCACCCGGTGGTAGCGGACCCGATGCCAGCAGCCGGCCAAGATCGGCCTGTCCCAAGCCGGGGCCAGTGTCAGTGATTTCAATGACGAGCTGTCCCTCGCCTACCGTAACATCCAGACCGACCTGGCCGTGCTGACCGGCCGCAGCGCCCGCATTGAGGAGGAGATTCAAGACGATTTGCCGGACAGGCGCAGCAGGAAGACCCGTCATGCCTGTCGATCCCACTTCGACATTCCAAATCAGGCTTTGCGCGCGGCTGGCGACCTCGGGCTCGAACAGCAGCTTGAGATCTTCAAGGTCCTCGGGACGCAATGCCTGGCCGACGCGGTCAAGGCGGTTTTCATCCAGAATGGCCCGGGTCACATCCCGTAGATGCGAGAGGCCTCGCTGCATCAGCTCTGCCGATTGCCGCACGACTTCGGGCCGGTCTGAATAGGAGAGGATGGTGTCGGCCGCATTGAGCAGACCGCCCAACGGATTGTTCACCTCATGTGCGAGCGACGAGGACAGTCTGCCAAGGCTGACAAATCGTTCGCGCTCTGCCAGACGGCGCTCTGCCTCTGCGCGGCTTTCGACAGCCGTGGTCATGCGGTTGTAGGTCGAGATGAGCCGTGACAGCCCCGGATCGCCACGCGGAATATCAGTTTCGGCAATAGGTCTAGGTGCGCCCTTGGAGTCGTCCATGGCTGACACCAAAGCGCCGACGGGTCGAAGGATTCGCGCAACGGCCAGCCAGCCACCGAAGGCGAGGAGCGCAGTGGCCGCAGCATTTCCGAAGAGAAGCCACATCGACACATTCCGGCGCTCGGCCAGAAGATCGGTCACATCCAGTTCGGTCACGATCTGACCGATCTGACGGCCCTGAAACAGAAGCGGAGCGGCGACTCGAAGCAAAGGGTCACCGGTCATGCGAACGGCCCCCGGGGGAACCGCACCCACCTCGAACCCTTCGATGGCTTCACCCACAGGCGCGCGACGCGGGTTCGTGGCGGCCAGGATACGCCCGCGCTCGTCGGCCACAATCGACAGGAGCAATCTCTGTCCATCATAAGCCGAACGCGCTCGGTCCAGAATGTCGTAGACTTCCCAGACGTCCTGCCGGAGCACGGACGGTCCGAGGGCGACGGACAGGCCCTCGACATGAAGTCTTGCGGTCTCGGACAGGCGGGCATCCTGCACCCGGCCAAGGGCGGAGAGGACGCTTTGGCTCGCCAGAAATCCAAGCAGGATCATCAGGCCCGCCATCACCAGCGGCACACGCAGGGTCACGGACAGGTTACGAAAGCGCGGCAATGGTCTCATCCCCCGGACAAGACAGCCATGCGGGCGGCGATCCCGTCGAAAAGGGCGTCCTCTCCCGGCTCGATCCCATCCAGGCTCAAGAGTTTGAGGGCCTCCCTCCCCTGCGCTGTGGCTGAAAGACCAAGCAGCGCAGCCCTGCAGGCCATCACCGATGGCTCTTCCATGCGATCTGCCTTGGCCACCATCGGGGGAAAGCCCAACCACTCCGAGCGCACAACGACCTTTGTCCGTGCCGTTAGATCCGGTTCAGCGGAACTGAGCGCTTCCCAGACGTAGCCATCGACGCTGCCGGATCGGGTCAGGCCGCCTGCCACCGACCGGACCACGTTGCGGTGGCCGTAGGTGAAGATGACGCGTGAGAAGAAATTGTCCGGGGTTTGGCCATCCCGCACGAGGTCCGATGCAGTGACGAGGAAACCGGAGTTGCTATCGGGGTCCGAGAAGGCGTGAGCACCGCCACGCAGGTCTGAGAGCGCAGTCGCGGGATCATCCTGGGCGACGATGAGATAGGACTGGTAAAGTGGTCGCCCTTGCCAGACCGGCACGCCGAGGAGCGAAAGTTCGGCCTTATGCTGTAGATAGGGAAAGCCGCATGTCCAGGCGGCATCCACGGAACCGTCGAGAAGCGCGCCCGAGATCTCCTGATAAGTCCGTCGCTGGACGAGTTCAATGTCTTGACCCATGCCTTCGGCCAAAGCGGCGCGAAGGGCAGAAATGACTGCCGCGTCGTTGTCGAGGAAGACTGGCGTCAGTGCAAATCTGAAGGGTGCCGGGCCTTGAGCCCAGCCTCGAGTCACAACGAAGGGCGCGGCCGCGGCGGCCAGCCCCATCAGCAAAGCGCGACGCCTGCTTTTCATCCGTTTCCTCCCGGAGCGCGTCTCCCTCGCGCCGCCTACGATCTCAAGTGCCACAAACTTGCTTGTCCGATGGCGGATGAAATCGTAAATCGACGATATACGGAAACGGATCGGCTTGGAAAGCGCGCAGATGGCAACGGACGAGACAACAACGGCCGCCTTGGCAAAGGCCCTCGCACATCCGGCGCGGATCCGGATCCTTCGATTGCTTCAGGCAACTCCGGGCTGCATTGGCGGCGATATCGTGGGCGCAGTCGGCCTTGCTCAGTCAACGGTGTCGGAACACCTACGTATCCTCAAGTCCGCTGGCGTTATCACAGGCGAGATCGACGGACCCCGGGTCTGCTATGCGCTGAACCCGGCGTCATTAGCCCCGCTTGCCGATTTGATCATGGGTCTCACCCCTCCGCCCGAAGGGGCCTGCTGCATTCCCGGAATGAAAGAACCTGCATGAGCCTGTTCGAACGCTGGCTGACCCTCTGGGTCGCCCTATGCATCCTCGTGGGGCTTGTGCTTGGCAACCTTATGCCCGGCCTGTTCACTGCGCTGGCGGGGCTGGAATATGCCTCGGTCAACCTGGTCGTGGCCGTGCTGATCTGGGCGATGGTCTATCCGATGATGATCGCCATCGACTTCGGTTCGCTGAAGGATGTGGGGCGGCGACCGAAGGGCCTCATAATCACGCTGGTCATCAACTGGCTGATCAAGCCTTTCACTATGGCGGCGCTTGCGGTGCTATTCTTCAACCACGTTTTCGCGGAGCTGATCGATCCAGAGAAAGCGCCCGAATACATCGCGGGGCTCATCCTGCTCGGCGCCGCACCCTGCACGGCGATGGTCTTCGTCTGGTCGCAGCTGACCAAGGGCGATCCGAACTACACGCTGGTGCAGGTCAGCGTGAACGACCTGATCATGGTCGTGGCCTTCGCGCCGATCGTGGCGTTTCTGCTTGGCGTTACCGATATCACCGTGCCTTGGGAGACGCTGATCCTGTCGGTCGTCCTCTACATCGTAATCCCCCTGTTCGCCGGAGCACTGACGCGGCGGGCATTGATGGCGCGCGGGGGTGACGCGGCGGTGTCGGACTTCACGGCGCGGATAAAGCCCGGGTCCGTCCTCGGCCTCTTGCTGACCGTGGTGCTGCTCTTCGGCTTCCAGGGCCAAGTGATCATCGCGCAGCCGCTGCTGATCGCGCTCATTGCCGTGCCCATCATCATCCAGTCGTATGGCATCTTCGCACTCGGCTATGCCTGGGCCTTTGCTTGGAAGCTGCCCCACAAGGTGGCAGCCCCCTGCGCCCTGATCGGCACGTCGAACTTCTTCGAACTGGCGGTGGCTGTGGCCATCGGCCTCTTTGGTCTGAACTCGGGCGCCGCGCTCGCCACGGTCGTGGGCGTGCTGGTCGAAGTGCCGGTGATGCTGACGCTGGTCGCCTTCGCTAACCGCACACGCAACAGGTTTCCTTCATGACCGATACACCCAACATAGACGACGCACTGTTCCATGGCATCGACGGCAATCGGCTATTATTTCCTCCAATCGCTGCTCACCCTCCGCGGATCCTGATCTTATACGGCTCGCTGCGCACCCGCAGTTTTTCACGGCTGGCAGCCGAGGAGGCGGCCAGGATCCTGACCCGGCTTGGAGCCGAGGTGCGTTTCTTCGATCCCTCGGGCCTGCCGCTGGTCGATGACGGGGTCGATGCGACCCACCCGAAGGTGCGAGAGCTACGCGACCTCACAGCCTGGTGCGAGGGCATGGTTTGGTCGTCGCCCGAGCGTCACGGCGCGATGACCGGCCTGATGAAGACGCAGATCGACTGGATCCCGCTCTCCGAGGGGGCCGTGCGCCCAACCCAGGGCAAGACGTTGGCGGTGATGCAGGTCTCGGGCGGATCGCAGAGCTTCAACGCCGTAAACCAGATGCGCGTCCTCGGCCGCTGGATGCGAATGCTGACGATCCCGAACCAGTCCTCGATCCCGAAGGCATTTCAGGAATTCGACGAGGCTGGGCGCATGCGCCCCTCGCCGCTCTACGACCGGATCGTGGACGTCATGGAGGAATTGATGAAGTTCACCCTCCTGACGAGAGACCGGGCGGATTACCTCGTGGATCGCTATTCCGAGCGCAAGGAAGGCGCCGAGGCGCTGATGAAGCGCGTGAACCTGTCAGTTGCCACTTGAAGCGCAGCGCAGCGTGCCTTCAAGCGGCACGGCCCCCGACAGCGTGTTCGAGATCGTGCCGTATTTCAAAATGTTGCGGTGCAAGAGGTCTAGGCGCTGCTCGGTCTCGGCACTGTCCACGACGATCTCGTAGCGGATCAGGGTCAGCTTCGGTGGCGCATCCTGGCGCACGGCCTCCAACCTGATTTCGGCCCCATTGATCTTGAAGTGCAGCATCGGCGTCACCCGCTCGATTCCTTTCAGCATGCAGGCCGCCAAAGCCGCCAGCAGCAGTTCCACTGGGTTCATGGCATCGCGCCGCCCCGCCAGATCGGTGTCGAGCGTGACTTGCGCCTCCTTCGCCACTGCGAGGCTGCCATGCGCATCGATGCGCCGGGCGTGGACGCGATACTCCATCAGAGGAGCCGCCCGATTTCTTCGGCGCTCAGCACCTTGCCGGTCGAGACGACTTTCTCGTCCACCACCAGTCCCGGCGTCGACATCACCCCATAGGCGGCGATTTCGGCAAAGTCGGTGACCTTGACGATCTCCGCGTCCTTGCCGACAGCCGATGCCGCAGCTTTGGCGTTTTCGCCCAAGGTGACGCATTTCTTGCAGCCCGAGCCGAGGATCTTGATGATCATGATTTGGTCCTTTCTCAGATGAACCAGTTGGAAATCGCGTTGAAGATCAGTCCTATGGACAGGATGCCAAGGGTCACGACGCCGGTGAAGGTGACCAGGAGCGGCATCTTCACCACACGCTTCAGCATGATGAGCGACGGCAGGGACAGGGCGGTCACCGCCATCATGAAAGCCAGCACAGTGCCGAGGCCCACGCCCTTGCCGACCAGCGCCTCGGCAATCGGCAGGGTGCCGAAGATGTCGGCATACATCGGGATCCCCACCAGCACCGCCACGGGCACCGACCACCACTTGTCCTGCCCCAGCAGGGCCGAGATGATATCGGCGGGCACCCAGTTGTGGATCGCAGCCCCGATGCCCACACCGATCAGCACATAGGGCCAGACGCGGTGGACGATCTCCACCACCTGGTCGCGTGCATAGGCCAGCCGCTCGCCCCGTGTCATGGTCGCCGCCTTACCCGAGACTGGGACGGTGCGGACGAATTCCGCCACCTGACTCTCCATCCCGAGGCGCCCGATGATCGTCCCGCCCACGATGGCCACCACCAGCCCGACCGCCACATAGGCAAGGGCAATCGGCCAGCTGAAGATCGAGGCCAGCAAGATGACAGAGGCCAGATCGACCAGAGGCGAGGAGATGAGGAACGAGAACGTCACCGCCAGCGGCAGGCCAGCGGCGGTGAAACCGATGAACAAGGGGATCGACGAACAGGAACAGAACGGCGTGAGCGTGCCTAGAAGGGCCGCCAGCGTGTTGGCGCCCAGTCCGGACCGTCCGCCCAGCATGGCGCGCGTGCGCTCGGGCGGAAAATGGCTCTGGAAATAGGAGATGGCAAAGATCAGCACCGAGAGCAGGATGAAGATCTTGATCACGTCATAGACGAAGAACTGCACCGACCCGCCAATGCGCGAGGCGGGGTCCAGCCCGACGGCCGCCACGCCCGCGCCGACCAGATCGTTGAGCCAGGTCATCCGCAGCAGTTGGTCGTTCAGCCAGCCAAACACGCTCATGCTGCCCGTTCCGTGACCATGATTGGCCGCTCGAGCGCAGCTTCGACCAGACGGGCGAGGGATGGCGACAGTTCCGGGCTGATCCGGTAGCGCACCCATTGCGCGTCGCGACGGTCCAGCACCAGCCCCGCCTGCTTCAGCACCTGCATGTGCCGCGACATCCGGCTTTGGGTGGCTCCCAGCTTTCGCATCAGCTCGCAGACACAGTGTTCCGACCCATCCGCCAGCAAGCGCATGGCTTCAAGACGGGTCGGTTCGGCTAAGGCGGACAGAACGGCTAGGATCATCGGCGGCGCTCCACTTCATGCGCATCTGCGCATGGGCGGGCGATCACTGCCGTGATCTGGATCAATCAGCGCAGGTGCCTGAGCGTCTGATGTCATGAAACCTTCATTGGACGCAGTTTTTTATTTCCGTTAATCGGGAAATATGGAACAGAATCGCGCCATCCACGCTTTCGCCACGCTCGGCCACCCCGGCCGGATGGCGGTCTTCCGCTTGCTGATGCGCTTTGCGCCGCAAGGCGTGCGGCCGACCGAGATCGCCGAGGCTTTGGGTCTGAAACAGAACACGCTGTCGCATCACCTCGCTGACCTTGCGGCGTCGGGTCTTGTCCAGGTCACACGGGCCGGTCGATCGCTCTACTACGCTGTCGATCTCGACACGACGGAAGGATTGATCGGCTACCTCGCCCTCGATGTGGGCCGTGCGCGGCCCGATCTCCTTGCCCCCTTGCTCTCCGCCCCAAAGGACGCCACCCAAATGGACCCGAATATCCCCGACACCGACTTCGACGTGCTTTTCATCTGCTCGGGCAATTCTGCCCGTTCGATCTTTGCTGAAGCGCTTCTGCGCGATCTGGGCAAGGGCAAGTTTCAGGCTTTCTCTGCTGGCACTCGGCCCAACAGCGAATTGAACCCCTTCGCTTTGGAAATCCTGAAGCGAAACGGACATGACATCGCCGGTCTGCGGTCCAAGCATATTTCGGAGTTCCAGCAGCCGGGCAGCATCGTGATGGATTTCGTCTTCACCGTCTGCGACACGGCAGCGGCCGAGGAATGCCCGCCCTGGCCCGGCCAGCCCATCACTGGCCATTGGGGTTTGCCCGACCCGGTGAAAGCAACAGGAACAGATGCAGAGAAGGCTCTGGTTTTCGCCCAGACCTACGCGGCGTTGCGCCGGCGGATCATGACTTTCGTCGAGCTGCCATTCGAGTCGCTGAGCCGGATGTCCCTCCAATCCCGTGTCGACTCTATCGGCACTGACGCACACGCAAAGGCCTGATCTTCATGACCCGTATCGCTCTTAACGGCCTCGGCCGGATCGGAAAGCTTGTCCTGCGAGATTTGATCGATACCGGCGCGGGTGGCGAGATCGTTCTCCTGAACGATCCCGTCGGCGATGCTGACCAGCATGCGCTGCTGATGGAATTCGACAGCGTCCATGGCCGCTGGCGCACGCCGGTCGCGGCAGGCGATGGCGCACTGATCCTGAACGGCCAGACCATCCGTCTGACGCATGAGAAGACCATCGAAGCGCTGCCCTTGGCGGAACTGGGCGTAGATCTGGTGATCGACTGCACGGGCGTCTTCAAGACAGCCGCGAAAGTGGCGCCCTACTACGCCGCAGGGGCGAAGAAGGTGGTCGTTTCGGCCCCGGTCAAGGATGGGGGCGCGCTGAACCTCGTCTATGGGGTGAACCATCGCCTTTATGACGGCACGCAGACCCTTGTGACCGCCGCGTCTTGCACGACGAACTGCCTTGCACCGGTGGTCAAGGTTATCCACGAAAGTCTTGGGATCCGGCACGGGTCGATTACCACGATCCATGATGTGACCAACACCCAGACCATCGTGGATCGTCCGGCCAAGGACATGCGCCGCGCGCGGTCGGCGCTGATGAACCTCATCCCGACGACAACGGGCAGCGCCACAGCAATCACGCTGATCTATCCCGAACTCAAGGGCCGCCTGAACGGCCATGCCGTGCGCGTCCCGCTCTTGAATGCGTCCCTCACGGATTGCGTGTTCGAGGTCGAGCGGGCGACCACGGCCGAGGAGGTAAATGCCCTGTTCGCCGCCGCGGCTGACGGGCCGTTGAAGGGGATCCTTGGGTTCGAAACCCGTCCTTTGGTGTCCTGCGACTTCACCAACGATCCGCGCTCCTCCATCGTCGATGGGCCGTCCACCATGGTCATCAATGGCACCCAGGTGAAGATCTACGCCTGGTATGACAATGAATGGGGCTATGCCTGCCGGCTGGCAGATATCGCGCGGATGGTCGCAGGCTCGCTGTGACGGACGCCGCAAGCCCCGTCGCCCCGCCGCCGAATCCGCTCCGCGCCTATGCCGCCGTGACAGGGGCTTACTGGGCCTTCATGCTGTCGGACGGCGCGCTGCGGATGCTCGTGCTGTTGCACTTCAACAGCCTCGGCTTCACGCCCATCCAGCTTGCGTGGCTGTTCCTGTTGTATGAGGTTGCCGGCATCGTCACCAATCTCGCCGCCGGATGGCTGGCCGCCCGTTTCGGGTTGGCCACGACGCTCTATGGCGGTCTCGCGCTACAGATCGGCGCGCTGGTGGCACTGGCGCAGCTTGATCCGTCCTGGGGAGTCGCCGCCTCGGTCGCCTTCGTGATGGCGGTGCAGGGGGTCTCGGGCGTGGCCAAGGACCTGGCCAAGATGTCCTCGAAATCCGCTGTCAAGCTTCTGGCCCCCAAGGAGGACGGCGGATTGTTCCGCTGGGTGGCGCTCCTTACAGGGTCGAAGAACGCGGTAAAGGGGCTGGGCTTCTTCCTCGGCGCGGCGCTGCTCGCGCTGGCGGGGTTTCAGGCGGCCGTCTGGGGCATGGCGGCCGTGCTGACAGCGATCCTGATCGCTGTCGTCCTATTCCTGCCCGCGGGCCTGCCGGGGCGCATGAAATCCGAAGAGGCCTGGGGTGGCTGGCGGTCAAAGGATCCGCGTGTGAACCGGCTTTCGCTGGCGCGGATGTTCCTGTTCGGCGCGCGCGACGTGTGGTTCGTGGTCGGCATCCCGGTCTATTTCCAAGCAGTCTTGTCGGACGGGACAGCCGAGGGGCGGCGTGAGGCGTTCTTCCTGATCGGCAGTTTCCTCGCGCTCTGGATCATCGCCTATGGCGCGGTGCAGGCCTTTGCGCCCCGGCTGCTCGGCGCCAAGGGCCAGCCCGAGGCAGAGACCACCCGCAAGGCCATTCTCTGGGCGAGGGTTCTGGTGCCGATCCCGTTCCTGCTGGCCGGAGCCGCATGGGCCGCGGGCGAGCCGGCGGAATGGTTGACGGCAACGCTCATCGCTGGCCTTCTGGTCTTCGGCTTTGTTTTCGCCGTCAATTCGTCGGTGCATTCTTACCTCATCTTGGCCTTTGGATCGGCAGAGCGGATCACGCGGGATGTGGGCTTCTACTACATGGCGAATGCGGCAGGTCGGCTGATCGGCACGCTTTTGTCCGGCCTAAGCTATCAATTCGGCGGGCTGCCACTTTGTCTCGCCACGGCAGGCCTCATGGCATTCGCCAGTTGGCTGGCCGCCCGTCGGCTCAGGTCCGTCTGAGTACGAACAGCGCAATCGTCGTCAGCACACCAACACCGGCGGTCAGCCAGATCGCATTCAGCCCCCAAGCGGCAAGGGCCGCGCCGAAAACCAGCGGCGCTGCCGCCTGAAAGATACGAGCCGGAGCATTCAGCCACCCCAGCCGCGCGCCATATCCGGAGGGTCCAAACAGAGCGAGCGGCAAGGTGCCCTTGGCAATGGTCAGGATCCCGTTCCCGGCCCCGTGCAGAAGCGTGAAGGCATAGGCCGCAGGCGCGCCAAAGCCCACAAGTGCCACCGCCGCCACCGGATGCGCCGCCGCGGCCAGCCGGGCGGATGCAAGGGGATGGAACCGGCGCAACAGCCCGAATTCCAGCACCCGGGCCGCGACCTGTGCCGGGCCGATCAGCGCACCTGCCGCGATGGCCACGGCCGTGCTGGCCCCTGCCGACTGCAAAAGCCCCGGGAGATGCGCGGCCATCGCCGTCGAATTGAACCAGGTCGCGGCGAAGACGAAGGCCAGCAACCAGAGTGCAAGGCGCGACAGTGGCGGGCCGTCCTCGATCGGTGTTGAATTTGCGGTTACCGTTTCGGTGCCCTTCGGCAGCCACGCATTCAGCGGCAAGGCCACGGCCAGATGGATCAGCGCCCAGCCGATACAGGCCTCGCGCCAGCCCCACGTTGCCAGCATCAGCCCCGACAATGGCCAGCCCACCGTGCTCGCGAACCCGGCGATGAGGGTGATCCCGGTGATCGGGCCGCGGGCCTCCTTGCCGTAGATACCGGCCAGCGTGGCAAACCCC
The window above is part of the Gemmobacter sp. genome. Proteins encoded here:
- a CDS encoding MFS transporter, with amino-acid sequence MIPRLSPARRGLIVAALGSSLTVSWASSYYIPAVLAVPMAEDLGLSPVWVFGAFSMAMVVSAMVGPWAGARIDGFGGRGVLMLSNLVFAAGLGLLAVAPSPLVLFAGWAVIGLGMGIGLYEAGFATLAGIYGKEARGPITGITLIAGFASTVGWPLSGLMLATWGWREACIGWALIHLAVALPLNAWLPKGTETVTANSTPIEDGPPLSRLALWLLAFVFAATWFNSTAMAAHLPGLLQSAGASTAVAIAAGALIGPAQVAARVLEFGLLRRFHPLASARLAAAAHPVAAVALVGFGAPAAYAFTLLHGAGNGILTIAKGTLPLALFGPSGYGARLGWLNAPARIFQAAAPLVFGAALAAWGLNAIWLTAGVGVLTTIALFVLRRT